From Xiphophorus couchianus chromosome 4, X_couchianus-1.0, whole genome shotgun sequence, a single genomic window includes:
- the LOC114142717 gene encoding E3 ubiquitin-protein ligase TRIM21-like produces the protein MSSGSNLQSKDQFLCSICLDVFTDPVSTSCGHNFCKTCITQLWDGNVSYRCPLCNKHFASRPQLRVNTLLKEMVDQFRGEAQQETSSSSEQQAAKPGEVPCDVCTGPKLKALKSCMVCLLSYCQTHLEPHLTAPRLKKHQLMEPVENLEDRMCLQHDKPLELFCRTDQTCVCLLCPVLDHKNHEFVPLREESEGKKAELRKTEPEVQEMIQERRLKIQEIRESVKISKDAADKEKAGGVKIFTALIESAERGLKELLKEIQDKQETTEKQAEDFIRDLEQEISELKKRSSEVKQLSQDEDHLHLLQRFSSLKDAPPTKTWTKVRVHPPSYDGTVVRAVAQVEQKIRETMMKRMMETEMKRIHQFAVDVTLDPDTAHPKLILSDDGKQVKNGDEKKKLPDNPERFDQCVNVLGQQSFCSGRFYFEVQVKGKTEWTLGVVRESINRKGQITLRPQNGFWTVWLRKGNEYKANAGPSVRLHLHPGPQKVGVFVDYEEGLVSFYDVDAAALIYSFTGCCFKEKLYPFFCPCPNDGGKNSAPLIICPVNQADR, from the coding sequence ATGTCTTCTGGCAGCAACCTGCAGTCTAAAGATCAGTTTCTTTGCTCCATCTGTCTGGATGTGTTCACTGATCCAGTCAGCACATCATGTGGACACAACTTCTGCAAAACCTGCATCACTCAGCTCTGGGATGGAAATGTTTCCTACAGGTGTCCTCTGTGCAACAAGCATTTCGCCTCCAGGCCTCAGCTGAGAGTCAACACTTTATTAAAAGAGATGGTTGATCAGTTCAGAGGTGAAGCTCAGCAggaaaccagcagcagctcagagcaACAAGCTGCCAAACCAGGAGAAGTTCCCTGTGACGTCTGCACTGGACCCAAACTGAAGGCCCTGAAGTCCTGCATGGTGTGTCTGCTCTCCTACTGCCAGACTCACCTGGAGCCTCACCTGACCGCTCCACGTCTGAAGAAACATCAGCTGATGGAGCCGGTGGAGAACCTGGAGGACAGGATGTGTCTGCAGCACGATAAACCTCTGGAGCTGTTCTGTAGGACCGACCAGACATGCGTCTGCTTGCTGTGTCCGGTTTTAGACCACAAGAACCACGAGTTTGTTCCTCTGAGAGAAGAATCTGAAGGAAAGAAGGCAGAGCTGAGGAAGACGGAGCCTGAAGTTCAGGAGATGATCCAGGAGAGACGACTGAAGATCCAGGAGATCAGAGAGTCGGTGAAGATCAGTAAAGATGCTGCAGACAAAGAGAAAGCTGGAGGTGTTAAGATCTTCACGGCTCTGATAGAGTCTGCTGAGAGAGGCCTGAAGGAGCTCCTCAAGGAGATCcaagacaaacaggaaactaCAGAGAAACAGGCTGAAGACTTCATCAGAGATCTGGAACAGGAGATCTCTGAGCTGAAGAAGAGGAGCTCTGAGGTCAAGCAGCTCTCACAGGATGAAGatcacctccacctcctccaaaGATTCTCCTCCCTGAAAGATGCTCCACCCACCAAGACCTGGacaaaggtcagagttcatccaCCATCATATGATGGGACTGTGGTGAGAGCTGTGGCTCAGGTTGAGCAGAAGATCAGGGAGAcgatgatgaagaggatgatggAGACTGAGATGAAGAGGATCCATCAGTTTGCTGTTGATGTGACTCTGGATCCTGATACAGCTCATCCTAAACTCATCCTGTCTGATGATGGAAAACAGGTGAAAAATGGAGACGAGAAGAAGAAACTTCCAGACAATCCAGAGAGATTTGATCAGTGTGTTAATGTTTTAGGACAGCAGAGTTTCTGTTCAGGCAGATTTTACTTTGAGGTTCAGGTTAAAGGAAAGACTGAATGGACTTTAGGAGTGGTCAGAGAATCCATCAACAGGAAGGGACAAATCACACTGAGACCTCAGAACGGTTTCTGGACTGTTTGGTTGAGAAAAGGAAATGAGTACAAAGCGAATGCTGGACCTTCAGTCCGTCTCCACCTCCATCCTGGTCCTCAGAAGGTGGGGGTGTTTGTGGATTATGAGGAGGGTCTGGTCTCCTTTTATGATGTAGATGCTGCAGCTCTGATCTACTCCTTTACTGGCTGCTGCTTCAAGGAGAAACTCTACCCATTCTTCTGTCCATGTCCTAATGATGGAGGTAAAAACTCTGCTCCTCTGATCATCTGTCCTGTTAATCAGGCTGATCGTTGa